Genomic DNA from Gammaproteobacteria bacterium:
AATATCACATTTGTAATTATATTAATATTTGCGAATATATAGAACCGGATTGTTTGATTTAATAAAATATCTGTAAAATTCTGAAAATACAAATCAATTGTATAAGGATTGTGTTTAAATATAAGAAAACAGATTGATTTCACATTTATGATTAAAGTTGACGAGTTCAAAAAAAGAAGAAAACAAATTGCAAAGTTCATTGGTGAAAACTCTATTGCGATTCTGAAAGCAAAAGATGTTTGCCTGAGAAATGGTGATGCGGATTATAAATACCGCCCGGATAGCTATTTTTATTACTTGACAGGGTGTCACGAACCCCATTCATTGTTAGTAATTTGTCCTGAGAATGAAGATGGCGATGATATTTTATTTTGCCGTGAAGTTGACCCGCTCAATGTCATTTGGAATGGACCAATGTTGGGATTGGATGATGCCAAAAGCAAACTCCAATTCGATAATGCTTATGATATTAAAACTGTAGATAGCATCATTCCCAAATTAATGACCGGCCGTGACAAGGTTTATTTTATGCTGGGAACAGATTCTGAGTTTGACAAGAAAGTTGTGCAATGGACAAATTCTGTCACCAAAGAAAAGTGGTCAAATAGCCAAGCACCTCATGAACTTGTGTCCATAAAATCCTATCTGGATGATATGCGGGTTTATAAAAGCAAAGCTGAAATCAAATGTATGAAACAATCGGCTGATATTGCAGCAGAGGCGCATATCGAAATGATGAAATCGTGCAAGCCGGGAATGTATGAATACAATTTGAATGCTGAGTTTATGCGAACTCTTTGCAATCATAACTCTAATCCGAGTTATCAACCCATTGTAGGAAGCGGAGCGAATGCCTGTATTCTGCATTATGTAAATAATAACAGCGAAATGAAAGACGGTGATTTGGTTTTAATCGATGCCGGGTCTGAATATGATTACTATGCTTCGGATATCACCCGAACCTTTCCTGTCAATGGAAAATTCTCAAAAGCTCAAACTGAAATTTATCAAATTGTTTTGGATGCTCATGCCGCTGCGTTAGAAGCTGTTAAACCCGGAAGCCATTGGAATGAACCTCATGAAGCTGCTGTTAAAGTCATTTCTCAAGGTTTATTGGATTTAGGATTACTTAAAGGTGATTTGAATACCGTTCTTGAAGAACACAGCTATCATCAGTTTTTTATGCATAAAACAGGACATTGGTTGGGTTTGGATGTGCATGATTGTGGAGAATATCGAGTTGATGGATTGTGGGTGGAAATGGAAGAGGGAATGGTATTAACCATCGAGCCCGGAATTTATATTGCAGAGGATGCAAAAGTCCCTGAAAAGTATAAAGGAATCGGTGTCCGAATCGAAGATGATGTTTTAGTCACCAAAAAAGGTTACCAAATTTTAAGTGATAAGGTTCCCAGAACCATATCTGAAATAGAACAACTTATGGCGGAATAAATTATGAAGAAAAAATCACTCATCCTTTTAGCCGGATTGATAACACAACCTGTTTTTGCATTGAGTATCCATTGTGGTCATTTGTTTGATGCAAATACAGCAAAATTTAAAGAAAACATGTATGTGGAAGCTGATGGGGATCGGTTTACAAAAGTTGAAAATTATCAAAACCAGAAAGTCGATTTGGATTTATCCGACAAATACTGTCTTCCGGGATTGATTGATATGCACACGCATTTGTCGTTCCAACATAATGCCAAAATTTATCTTGAAAAATACGAATCCAATGAAGCTGATGTGGCTTATAAAGCAGCCTATTTTGCAGAGAAAACCCTGAAAGCAGGCTTTACATCCGTGCGGGATTTAGGTGATTCTTATAATGTGACAATCGCTTTGAAAAAAGCAATTGCTCAAGGAATTGCCAAAGGTCCTAGAATTTTTACGGCGGCAAAATCAATAGCAACGACCGGCGGGCATGCTGACCCGAGCAATGGCTATCGCAAATCATTGTTTCCCAATCCCGGACCGGAACATGGTGTTGTCAATGGCTCAGCTGAAGCAGCTCAGGCTGTCAGACAGAGATATCAGGATGGTGCTGACTTGATCAAAATCACTGCAACCGGAGGCGTACTATCTCAAGCTGCCAGTGGTGATAATGCCCAATTCAATAAGGATGAATTGGATAGTTTAATTGCAACAGCTAATGATTATGGCTTTAAAGTTGCCGCACATGCGCATGGAAAGGAAGGTATGAAACGAGCTGTTGAAGCCGGTGTTTCCAGTATTGAACATGGAACTTACCTTGATGATGAAATCATCAAACTAATGAAGAAACATGGTACATATTTAGTTCCTACATTGATTGCCGGTGATTGGGTGACTGAAAAATCTAAAATTAAAGGTTTTTTCCCGGATGTGGTTGCCAAAAAGGCAGCAACCATCGGACCTAAAATTGCCGGTTCATTTGAAAAAGCACACAAAGCCGGTGTTAATATTGCTTTTGGTACAGACTCAGGTGTGAGTGCTCATGGGGATAACGGTAAAGAATTTGCGCTAATGGTTAAAGCAGGGATGACTCCTGCAAAAACATTGCAAGCAGCAACACTCAATGCAGCGACTTTATTAGGACAAACAAATAATTTGGGCTCAGTCGAAGTTGGTAAATTCGCAGATTTGGTAGCAGTGGATGAGAATCCTTTGGAAAATATCAAGACTATGGAAACAGTCCCATTTGTGTTAAAAGGCGGGAAGGTGGAGTTTTCGAAATAATGAAAACTTACGAGCTTGAATATCAACATGAAAATATAACTTGCAAAGGTTATGTTGCTGAGCCTGAAAACCGCTCTGAAAATACTCCTGTCGTCATGTTTGTTCACATGTGGTCAAGGCAGAGTTTCGTTTTGTTGATGAAAAAGCAAAACTGGCAACTCAAAAGGTTATATTGGCTTTGCCATTGATATGTATGGGAACGGTAAAACTGGTCAACTCAGTCGAAGAAAACACAGCTTTAATGACTCCGTTTATGAAAAATCGTGAAATGATGCAATCTCGTGTCCAGGCTGGTTTTGAAGCTATCAAACAAATCCCAAATGCTGATATTTCCAAAGTTGTAGCTATTGGATATTGCTTTGGTGGTTTGTGTGTGCAGGATTTGGCAAGAGTGAATTCCGATGTGAAAGGAGTTGTCAGTGTTCACGGACTTATGAAACAAGCCCCAAACATTTCCCAAGGTTTATTCAATTCCAAAGTCCTATTACTTCATGGTTCAGATGACCCAATGGTCAGCGATGATGACTGGGTTGCTCTTAGAAAGAATCAACCAAGCCGGTTGCGACTGGCAAAAACACAATTTGGTGGAGTCATGCACGCGTTTACCAACCCACAAGCCAACGACAAGGAAATGGGCACGGTCTATAACGAATCAGCTAACAACCGAACCGAAAAGCTGATTGCTGATTTTATTGAAGAGTGTTTTTAATAATCCCTTTCACAATATTGATAACCTTTTATTTCGCAGAGGCACGCAGTTCGCAAAAGTTTTTTTGGGGTTTTTGAACCTTTGCAAAAGAAAAGACTATATCGTTATACTGAATTTATTTTAAGGTTTTCCTAAATTCCATGTCATAATTTTTTCTCAAACTCTTGATGAGTGATTAAATATAATAGTTGAGAAGAATATAATTGCAGCTTTATTTTTTGCTTTCTAAAATCAATCGGCATGTTAGCTGTGTAAAAAAAATATCAAATTAAGCAAGGGTTAAATTAATTGTCAATTTTAGGTATTAACTTTTAACTAAACACAATGAGTAAGGCTATAAACGTTTTTTTTGTAAAAAAATGTGATAATTCTCAAAAAAAAATACAAAAAAATAAAAATAAGGGTACAATTGTTGACGGATAGGTTTGCTAGTTAATTACTCGCTCTAAATATTTGGAATGCTCCCACACATGATAATTCGGTTGAGTTACTCTTCGTAATTCTTTGAATACTGAAGTAAAATTAAATAACATCTAGCAAGAAAACATTGTCCTATTCATGAAATTTAAATTAATCAGGTTGATGCATATGAATTTTATAAACAGTAATGGGAAGAAGGTACTAATAATATTCAAAATAACAAACGTTATTTATTTGGACTGATTGCAGTATTGATGATAGGAGTTTCTTCAAATTCTCTGTCTGCAACATTCACTTATACTCCAACATCAATTGTTCCCGCTTCAGGAGCCTTGCCGGATAATGGTTTGTGCAGGTACAAATGGTGTTACTGTCACTTTCAATGTGCCTGATACATATACGGTTTCTGATGTTGATATAGGGGTAAATATTAACTCATACATGGAGAGCTGATTTAGACCTAGACCTGACTTCCCAGCTTCGACAAATGTGTTCTTGGCTACTGATATTGGTGGATGGGCTGAGAATTTAAATGTTTTATTTAACAGTGATGCAGGGGCTGCTGTTCTGAGTGGTGATCATGCTATAACTCCCGATTTTGTCAATGATAGCACGCCTGAGACTGCCAATGCACTAGACTCTTTTGATGGAGAGTCTTCCAATGGCAACTTGGGTATTGTTCGTTTGTGATGATATGATGGTGCTGATACTGGAACATTGACAAACGCAGAGTTGCGTTTAACGGACACAGCACCTACATTCATCATGATTTGTGAAAACAACGCCAACGATAACCAACGACTGCACCAGGACAGGTGTCCGTTGGGGATACTATTGAATACACCGTGACAACAACAAATACAGGAACAGGAGATCTACATTGATTGTACGATCCTTTATTACAACTCAAACTCTGTGCGACGTGACTCGGCAATACTTGTGTTGACAGGAAGTTATGTTTTCCAGCTGACTTAACAGCTGTTCTATATCAAATACGCTACTGGAGATAGTGATGAAACCACCAAGTAAGCTCTAATGGTGCTAAGTAATACTTATCAATATGAACTTCATCACAAGTGCTACCTGATGCTACCAATACAAATAATAATACTTGCACAGCTGGTGACACCAGTAAATATAGTTTTTAATATTCGGATGATTTTACTGTTAATGTTTAATGTCCAGTTACTGGCTACTACCTAATAAACGGACATTGACCTCATCTGTACCTCCCGTTACAACAGCAACTGTTGAACTGTTTTCGATGTGCGGATGTCCCAATATAATTTTAATATATTGTGGTTCTGATCCAGTAATACAAAATGGGCGGCAATCACCATATCATTGGGGAAATTACGAGCGTTAACTCCAGAAACAGCAAATGCACTAAATGCGTTTGTAATGGTGAAACTCTGTTGGTACATGGTTATTACACCATGTGTGATGATAGGAATAGTATGCAACAATACCTTTAAGGTGCTTTACTCAGTTTGATGGAACCCCGGCAGGGGACGTTGTCGGTTGAAATCTAATCCTACGATTTTTACTGATATAGCCCCAATTGGTTGTTTAATCAGAATGATGTACTGCAATACACAGTAACAGCAACAAACACAGGCAACAGCATAGACGAATGTGACGTTTCGGATCAAAATTGACTCCTCTTCAGCATTCCACGGTAACTGCAGAACCACTGTGTTAACGGAGATTACACACTGTCACTGTCACTGACGAAGGTCGGATTCACAACCAACACTGCGAGTGCGGAGAATGAATATCAGCTTTAGCTTCGAACAGCGTGACTATTGGTATGAGCAGCTGAACACGTTGTGCAAGGCACAAACCAGCTATGTGGATAATGATGTCAATGGATATATTAGTGTTGGAGATGTGCTCAAGTCTATACAGTGACACCTTTGCGACGAATACAGGCGATAGTGTCAATATTATTTGGTGCTCAGACCCAATTTTGACTCCAGTAACTCTAAGTCTTGCTTGAATGTCAATAACTCGTTTAGTTGTGTTTTATCGGAACTTATCAGGTGCTTGCTCAAGATAAACTTGCGGGTAATATTTTAAATACCGGATTGTGCAAGTCTCAATGGCGGAAGTCAGTATTGAGTCTAATACAGTTCATGTTGTTGTTGGAGAAAATCCTGTTGCTGATGCAGAGTCAGTATTTTATATGCCTTTACCTGAAGATCAAGCATTAACTGCTCTCCAATCAATTTTCCCGGATCCTGCAGGAGGACCCTCTCCTATCAGTGGCGAGACTTGCGGAGGTTCAACTCCACCTCAAAACCCTATTAGTACTTATTCGTCTATTACAGTTTTAAGGTCAAATACTCTAATTTATTATGATCACTATGAAGATGGTTATGAAGTGGCTCCCAATGCTTCCGCTCAATCTACTACAGAAGTTTGGGGTGATGGTGATATATCAAACGGCACTGCTCCTGGAAACTCATGTTTAGTGGACTCCTGTGATGTTTTAGAGGCTGGCATCATTATTGTTCTTGACAATCAAATTGATACGAGTATTCCGATTGATCCTTTAAACCCTCCATTTAATGGCGGGGATAAAATTTCAGCTACCGATACGATTGCAATGACCAAGGCTAACTGGTCAACCGGACCTGATACGCTGTTGGCAGGGGCATTTGAGCTCTATCCAACTACGGAGTGGGGAACTTCATATGAAATCCCGGTTGGTCAAGATGTGTTTGCAGGAAACAATGCTAAGTATCAATATGTTGGAATTACCATCATGGCGCAGGCCGATGGAACGACTGGAACTGTCGATAGAGATGGGAATCCTGGTACTACAGGCGATCAAACGGCTTTTTCTTTGGATGAAGGCGAGAGTATTTTTATTGATGGAAATATCTTGGTTGGAGCCACTGTTACAGCTAGTGACTTGATTCAGGTTGATATAGTTACCGGAGATATTTGTGCGAATTATGAAGCACGTTTTATTACTCTGTTTCCAACAGAATTATGGGATAATAGCTATTATAATCCAGTTGGTACGAATGCGGGCGATGGAGCTCCGGTAAGAGTTCTCTTGTATAACCCTGATCACACTAATCCAATTACCGTACTTGTTTTAGATTCATTTGGAAGTGCCACTGTAAGTGTTGCAGCCGGATCATTTGTAGATTATTTGCAAACCAGTGCTACAGCTGCCCGATATTGTACGACTTCTGATAATGTTACATGTGATGAAAATGGTTCTCAATTTTACGCAATAGCTGCTATTGATGCTGACCCAGACTCTGCGGGGGGGCAAACTAGTTTGACAGAGGACTGGGGAATGACCCTTGTACCAACATCATCACTTAGTCAGCAGGTCTTACTAGGTTTAGGATTCGGTCAAGATCCTCTGTTGCCAGTAACAGAAAACTCAAGCCCGGTATGGGTGACAGCGGATTTGATTTCCGGAACCCCAACCAACGGAATACAACTTTGTGTCGACTACGATAATGATGGTACTGATGCTTTCTATTCTGCAACACCATTAACAGATCCGGTAACAGGTCAGGAGTATGACGAAAGATTTACAGTAGATCCATACGAAAGAGCAATACTTTATGATTATGATGGGGATCAAACCAGTATGTTGGTTTGGGTTTGTGAGACGGATGCGCTAGATGCCGCTAATGCAGTAATTGCAGCTGCATGGGGGCAAGATCCTGCTGTTTCATCACCTGGAGCCCCAGCGGTAGATGTGGGTACGGGTATTCCCAATGTCTCATCGATTATACTTTTGAAAGAAGGTGAGCTTGTTAATGACTTAAATGGTGATGGCTATCCAAGCATAGGGGACACTATCCGTTATAAAATTTCATTAACCAATATTGGTTTTGTACCTGTGTCTCCAGGTGCTGTATTGACTGATACATTACCTACTAATGTAAGTTATGTTGAAGATTCGACCTTATATTTCAATAGCGTAACAACAACAGTCATACCTGATGATAGCGTGCCTCCTAATTCAACTGAGTTCCCATTAGACGAAGCAGGAGTGTCGTTGAATGATTTGTTAGCGGTTGGAAACTCCTTTTTAGTCACCTTTGATGTGGTTGTAGTCTCACTTCCTCCTGCAGATGTGGAAATATGTAATAATGCAAATATTAATGTTCCTTTCGAGTCAGTATCAGATGAGTTTTGTATTGATATTGTTCCAAGAACAGCATCAATTGGTGATTTTGTATGGAATGACCTCAACAATAACGGTCTTCAAGATGATGGCCCGACTTCAGGAATTGAAGGAGTGACTGTGACTTTAGTTGATCTAGCCGGAAATCCTGTGCTAGATGGTCTAAGCAATGTAATTACTACTACAACAGCTGCTGATGGTTCTTGGTCATTGACTAATTTACCAATTGGTAATTATCGTGTTTTATTTGATACTGCCACATCTACAGATGGCTTGAACTATGTATTGACATCGCCAAACCAAGGAGGGAATGATGCAGTAGATAGTGATGGTCAAGCAAATGGTGTCTCTGGTCAATCCTTAACAAGTATATTTACTTTATCTGACGGACAGATAGATTTAACAATTGATGCCGGATTTATTGAATCAACAATTATTGCTAGTTCAGACCTTTGTTATGCTGTTACAGATACAGGAGATAGATTGGTTTCTGTTAACCCTATATCTGGTCAAACAATAGATGTTGGAGGTATTCCATTTGCCAATGTTGAAACAATTGTTTGGGATTTGGGGGATCCATTGGTTTTCGGAGATGAAATATTGTATGCATCTCATCAGAATACCACTCCAAATCCTGATGTGTCAGAGTTAGTACAGCTATTACCTGGTTCCGGTACAGTTATTGGAAATTTCAGTACTTTGAGTGGAGGTGGAGCTTCTGGAATCACAGATTCAGATGGGTTTGCCATTGATTGGCAATCGGTACCTCCTGTGTATTATGCATCTGGTGATGCAGGTTCTGGTCACTTGCGACTATTTGATTATGACCCGAGTAATGCAGAGGTATTAAATTTATCTCCGGATATAACTCTTCCTGTTACCAATACCCAGATTGATGATATTGCATGGGATCCTATTAATAGAAGGTTGGTTGCTGTAACAAATGATGGTGCAACAAACTCACATATCGTTGAGTTTGACTTAAGCTCGTATCCTGCATCGGTAACTGCGTATGATTGTGGTTTGATTGTTTATGACCATGATGGAAATTCAATAACAGCTCCGGTTGTTTTAGAAGATACAGAAGGATTAACGTATCATCGTACAGGGGAATTATATATCTCTACTGGGGCAGCGGGCTCAGCTGCAAGTCAAGATAGTTTATGGAAAATTAGTATAGATGACATTCGTCCAGATTGTTCTGTTGGCCCAATAACTGATCTTTTGGTTGAGAGAATAGGTCCGGCGAATACATTTGCGAATGTACCATCAGCCGGAATTACAGGGGATACAGAGTCTCTGGCTTGTGGAATTACTTTTATTGATTCAAATGCGTCAATCGGTAATAGAGTTTGGTTGGATGAAGATTCTGATGGACTTCAAAGTGCCGGAGAAGATGGTGTTGGTGATGTGACTGTTTATCTTTGTAGAGCAAACGCATCTCCTTGTGATGTTACTACAGCTATAAGGACAGAAGTAACAGATGCTAATGGTGGCTATATGTTTGAGGGCTTGCCATTGATGGATTATATTGTTGCCGTTAATACGTCATCACTGCCTTCTAATTTAGCTGCAAATCCGACTTATGATGAAGATGATGGTACTACAAGTCCGAATCATCAAACAACTGTCTCGCTAAATCGATTTGAGCATGAGCATTTAACAGCTGATTTTGGTTATAACTGGAATAATTACCCTGAAACTGAGACCCCACCACCTGCAACAACGGGCTCAATTGGTGACAGAGTGTGGAATGACTCTAACGGAAATGGAATTCAGGATGATGATGAAATTGGTTTAAATACAGTAGATGTCTTGCTATATAGTGATCCGGATAATAATGGTGTTTTTGATACATTTGTCATTTCGACAACCACGAATGATAATGGTAACTATGTATTTGATGGTTTAGCAGCAGGAGCATATGTTGTTCGAGTTGTACCTTCAACTCTTCCGGTAGGTGTAACTTGGACACAAACCGGAGATCCGGACGAATTTGCACAGCTGGCAACAAATCCAGATAATATGACAACCTCACCGATTATACTAGCTCCTGGTGATGTTTACGTGAATGCGGATTTTGGATATCAGGGAGATGCTCTAAATACTCATGATATTGGTGATACTGTCTATTTAGATACTAATGCAGATGGCAATGAGGATGTAGGAGAACCTGGAATTCCAAATGTAACAGTATCGTTAATTGATTCAGTTGGGAATACAATTGCACGAACAGTAACAGATGAAAACGGTAATTATCTCTTCTCAGGATTGCCAGATGGCAATTATACTGTGAAAATTACTGATAATTACAATGTGTTGGCGGAGAAGGAGCAGTCAGGTGACCCGGATGCGACTATTGATAACCAATCTAGTGTTACAATTTCCGGATCTGATAACTTTACTCTTGATTTCGGATATATACCAGAAGGACATACAAATGGAGCCGGTTTAATCGGGGATACGATATTTTTAGATATTGACGGTATAGGCGGGCAGTCAGCGGGAGAACCGGGTATTGAAGGGGTTCGAGTTGAGCTTATTAGTGTTGCAAATGGTGGTTACCCAATAGATGTGACCTACACAGATGAAAATGGAAATTACCAATTTGGTAATCTTGCTGCAGGTGATTATATCGTTAGAGTTGATATATCAACCTTGCCAAATGGTGGAACCGGCATGACTAACTCATTCGACCCTGATGGTTCAACCTCAAATGAATCTAATGTAACTCTTGTTGTAGGAGAAATTAATTTAGATCAAGACTTTGGCTATAATGTAACAGTCCCCAACACTATTGGTGGAACATTGTGGAACGATAGTGATGCTGATGGAACGCTTGATGGTACTGAATCACAAAGATTTGCTGGAGTAACAATAAACCTTCTTGATACATTAGGAAATGTTGTTGCTTCAACTGTAACAGATGCAAATGGTGATTATCAATTCACAGGTTTACCTGATGGCATTTATACGATATCAGTAACTGATGATGGAAATGTATTGGCAGGGCATTGGTTAACTGATGGATTAGCAGATGGTTCGGACTCTAACTCACAAGTAGTCGATTATACAGTTTCTGTCAGCGGAGGAGCTACAAATACGACTGCAGATTTTGGTTATTATGTAAATCTTGCATCAGTAGGGAATATTGTTTATAGAGACGATAATTTTGACGGTGTAAGAGATCCAGCAAACGAGCCAGGAATTCCAAATATTCCTGTTACTCTAACAATTACATATCCAAACTCCGATGTGGTTTATTTGACAGTATATACAGATGACGCAGGAAGCTACTCATTTAATAATTTATTGGCTGATGATAACTTCACTGGAGATGATTTGGGAGGAACAGTCCCGCAACCTGTTTACAGCATAGCTGTGGGTTCGATAGGTTCAGGGTATATATCATCATATGATGGGATAGCTGATGCTACAGGCATAGGAAATGGGACAGATGATAACTCGGATAATGATTTTGGTGAAATTGCTTATCCAATCCAAGGAGGTCAAGATTTTACTAATGACTTCGGATTTGCACCTGCTGCCGTAATTGGTGACAGAGTTTGGCTTGATTCTGATAATGATGGTATTCAGGATGCTAATGAGGATGGTATATCAAATATTACAATATCATTGTTACCACCACCAGGAATTAATTTAGGCAACGGTTCTGGTGTTGCAATCACAACTATAACAGATAGTGAAGGTAATTACTTATTCCCTAATATTCCTGTCGCTTCAGGCTATGTAGTTACATTGCTCACTCCGCCGGTTGGACTGAGTCAGTCATATGATGAAGATGGAACGGGAACTCCGCATACTTCAGTAGTTAATCTTACATCAGGCAATCAGGAATATCTGACTGCGGACTTTGGTTATACTCCTTCAAGCGGATCAGTTGGTGACTATATTTGGGCTGATGTTAATGGTAATGGTGAACAGGATACGAATGAAATAGGAATACCAGGTGTAACAGTTGAACTATTTAATTTAACAGATGGTATTAGTATAGGAACAACTACAACTGATAACACTGGAAAATATTTGTTTACCGGACAACCATTAGATAAGACCTTTGAAGTCAGAGTGATTGCAGGAATCCCTTCTGGATATATTCAGACCGGAGATCCTGACGGTGTTGGTGCTCCGGATAATATGACTCAAGTTCCTCGTTTGAATACATCAAATGGCTTCAATTTGAATGCGGACTTTGGGTATCAACCTCCTGTAGCCAACCATTTTGATATAGGAGATACTGTTTATATTGATTTAAATGGTGATGGGTCACAACAAGGAGGAGAACCAGGTGTAGAAGGAATTACAATTCATCTGTTAATTGATTCAAATAATGACAATGTTCCTGACACTGCTATTGCATCAACAGAAACAGATTCGAATGGAAACTATTTGTTCCCATCATTACCAGAAGGCCAGGATTATGGTGTTGTAGTTACAGATACACAAAATATTCTGAATAACTTTATTCAGACTGATGATCCCGATCCATTCTTTGATGGTAGATCTGTCGTTCTCAATTTAACAGCCGATAACCTTAATCAGGATTTTGGATACATTTCAAGTACCAGAGATACAGGAGTAATTGGTGATTTTATTTTTAATAACATCAATGGTGATGGAGTTCAGGATCCGAATGAACCTGGATTAGAAGGTGTGAGAGTCAATCTTTATTCGAACACAGGTATATTGTTAGACTCCATTTTCACAGACGAAAATGGTGAGTATCTGTTTACCGGACTGAATCCAAATGCGAGTTACGATGTCGTTGTTGATCAGAGTACATTGCCGGGAGGAGCTGGAGTTTGGACAAACACATATGATCCTGATGCTGTCAATGATGGTATGTCAACTATTGATTTGTCTTTAATTCCGGGTGGTATATCACTTACGCAAGATTTTGGATTTACAGCTCCAACACAAAACAGTATTGGTGGTACTGTTTGGAGAGAAGACAGGGCAGATGGGTTGCTTACTGATGGATCTT
This window encodes:
- a CDS encoding SdrD B-like domain-containing protein → MAEVSIESNTVHVVVGENPVADAESVFYMPLPEDQALTALQSIFPDPAGGPSPISGETCGGSTPPQNPISTYSSITVLRSNTLIYYDHYEDGYEVAPNASAQSTTEVWGDGDISNGTAPGNSCLVDSCDVLEAGIIIVLDNQIDTSIPIDPLNPPFNGGDKISATDTIAMTKANWSTGPDTLLAGAFELYPTTEWGTSYEIPVGQDVFAGNNAKYQYVGITIMAQADGTTGTVDRDGNPGTTGDQTAFSLDEGESIFIDGNILVGATVTASDLIQVDIVTGDICANYEARFITLFPTELWDNSYYNPVGTNAGDGAPVRVLLYNPDHTNPITVLVLDSFGSATVSVAAGSFVDYLQTSATAARYCTTSDNVTCDENGSQFYAIAAIDADPDSAGGQTSLTEDWGMTLVPTSSLSQQVLLGLGFGQDPLLPVTENSSPVWVTADLISGTPTNGIQLCVDYDNDGTDAFYSATPLTDPVTGQEYDERFTVDPYERAILYDYDGDQTSMLVWVCETDALDAANAVIAAAWGQDPAVSSPGAPAVDVGTGIPNVSSIILLKEGELVNDLNGDGYPSIGDTIRYKISLTNIGFVPVSPGAVLTDTLPTNVSYVEDSTLYFNSVTTTVIPDDSVPPNSTEFPLDEAGVSLNDLLAVGNSFLVTFDVVVVSLPPADVEICNNANINVPFESVSDEFCIDIVPRTASIGDFVWNDLNNNGLQDDGPTSGIEGVTVTLVDLAGNPVLDGLSNVITTTTAADGSWSLTNLPIGNYRVLFDTATSTDGLNYVLTSPNQGGNDAVDSDGQANGVSGQSLTSIFTLSDGQIDLTIDAGFIESTIIASSDLCYAVTDTGDRLVSVNPISGQTIDVGGIPFANVETIVWDLGDPLVFGDEILYASHQNTTPNPDVSELVQLLPGSGTVIGNFSTLSGGGASGITDSDGFAIDWQSVPPVYYASGDAGSGHLRLFDYDPSNAEVLNLSPDITLPVTNTQIDDIAWDPINRRLVAVTNDGATNSHIVEFDLSSYPASVTAYDCGLIVYDHDGNSITAPVVLEDTEGLTYHRTGELYISTGAAGSAASQDSLWKISIDDIRPDCSVGPITDLLVERIGPANTFANVPSAGITGDTESLACGITFIDSNASIGNRVWLDEDSDGLQSAGEDGVGDVTVYLCRANASPCDVTTAIRTEVTDANGGYMFEGLPLMDYIVAVNTSSLPSNLAANPTYDEDDGTTSPNHQTTVSLNRFEHEHLTADFGYNWNNYPETETPPPATTGSIGDRVWNDSNGNGIQDDDEIGLNTVDVLLYSDPDNNGVFDTFVISTTTNDNGNYVFDGLAAGAYVVRVVPSTLPVGVTWTQTGDPDEFAQLATNPDNMTTSPIILAPGDVYVNADFGYQGDALNTHDIGDTVYLDTNADGNEDVGEPGIPNVTVSLIDSVGNTIARTVTDENGNYLFSGLPDGNYTVKITDNYNVLAEKEQSGDPDATIDNQSSVTISGSDNFTLDFGYIPEGHTNGAGLIGDTIFLDIDGIGGQSAGEPGIEGVRVELISVANGGYPIDVTYTDENGNYQFGNLAAGDYIVRVDISTLPNGGTGMTNSFDPDGSTSNESNVTLVVGEINLDQDFGYNVTVPNTIGGTLWNDSDADGTLDGTESQRFAGVTINLLDTLGNVVASTVTDANGDYQFTGLPDGIYTISVTDDGNVLAGHWLTDGLADGSDSNSQVVDYTVSVSGGATNTTADFGYYVNLASVGNIVYRDDNFDGVRDPANEPGIPNIPVTLTITYPNSDVVYLTVYTDDAGSYSFNNLLADDNFTGDDLGGTVPQPVYSIAVGSIGSGYISSYDGIADATGIGNGTDDNSDNDFGEIAYPIQGGQDFTNDFGFAPAAVIGDRVWLDSDNDGIQDANEDGISNITISLLPPPGINLGNGSGVAITTITDSEGNYLFPNIPVASGYVVTLLTPPVGLSQSYDEDGTGTPHTSVVNLTSGNQEYLTADFGYTPSSGSVGDYIWADVNGNGEQDTNEIGIPGVTVELFNLTDGISIGTTTTDNTGKYLFTGQPLDKTFEVRVIAGIPSGYIQTGDPDGVGAPDNMTQVPRLNTSNGFNLNADFGYQPPVANHFDIGDTVYIDLNGDGSQQGGEPGVEGITIHLLIDSNNDNVPDTAIASTETDSNGNYLFPSLPEGQDYGVVVTDTQNILNNFIQTDDPDPFFDGRSVVLNLTADNLNQDFGYISSTRDTGVIGDFIFNNINGDGVQDPNEPGLEGVRVNLYSNTGILLDSIFTDENGEYLFTGLNPNASYDVVVDQSTLPGGAGVWTNTYDPDAVNDGMSTIDLSLIPGGISLTQDFGFTAPTQNSIGGTVWREDRADGLLTDGSSGTVNELSNGIENVRIIIRDSNGDIVDRQFTDANGDFLFTGLPDGTYSVEVDDVNNVLVNYSHTDGPNAGDNSIDNNSQDDTGYIVTVSAGELNTTADFGYMPIMTTPITLAKFNAYYNSVNGRTTLTWSTLTETGNLGFELYAKIDGLWHRVNNKMVASVNSYSTNLIEYQYVYDGGYIDEWIIADIDVLGKKKTHGPFITNKNYGYEGFYSTQEINWYHINQQHLDKKQQRNSRKAELINSYIESQKQENNEGEWK